The proteins below come from a single Azospirillum sp. B510 genomic window:
- a CDS encoding response regulator, with protein MGPDIVIALTHGIGLLALVLLAYRSVLRRFGLRRKLFSPLAGLLFGVAAAVSMLDAHPVAGGVLVDLRNVMIGLAGLFGGWPAVLLSAAVAGAVRLWLGGVGAITGLAGLALTAVAAPLLAGAMERRAVRRKGGAGVGKGAGKAAFGFGRLAVFGLALTPLTLAAFLLLPDSRLALRVLEEAALPLIAFTSLGIGLLGTMLAREHRRFADEAALAESAALFRAVFDSSVDSLLVVRVGADGAFTLRYANTAAVHELGALAAGGRPQPVEGQPLDALLPPDLVARVTADLHACIAAGAPTRFEEQHSQGGVTRWWEVSQVPIRDESGAIVMLSVGARDITRRHEAERAIRVSEARYRQLARGVTDIIGRIGLDGVRRFCSESTRDRLGSPPAELVGRPLVERMHPDDRDAAAAGLSRLTPERPTLKTTYRLRHADGRWLWFEAAVRLVTDDWGAPQEYVSVERDITSRKIMEAELQDARQAAEAASRGKTEFLASLSHELRTPMNAVIGFADLIAREAEGPVGNAQYRDFAINIRDSGQHLLELINEILDQVRAEAGQLVLDDEPVDLDAAATFAIRLLTPRAARAGIAIAAKVEPAARHMRGDERRIRQILLNLLSNAVKYTPAGGSVSLTTGPAPDGGLLLEVRDTGVGIPEPELERVPPAYTRVDGPDGRRAESRRIEGSGLGLPLTRRLVELHGGTLTLASRVGRGTTVTVHFPPGRLAGEGGRPVGPPADRPSLSILMVEDDHNIRENGCALLRGWGHRVIGAAGAGEALVVLRGPEPLDLLFSDIVMPPGMNGAELAREARRLRPGLPVLLASGFATHAVVADDVAMGGYDLIAKPYDPAELRERLDRLRPLASEAPPSSLDSRPAPAVETPSPPPPRPSPPSIAIPAPPPVSATERLRILVVEDVEMNRLLAVTLLKQAGHGVAAVEDGAQAVAAVAQAATEGSGREAFDAILMDINMPVMDGLEATRAIRAMPGVAGRVAIIALTANTSPGDIARCHEAGMDAHVPKPIDRALLLGEIARCVASRRAVAALGGVPEGA; from the coding sequence ATGGGACCGGACATCGTCATCGCCCTGACGCACGGCATCGGCCTGCTGGCGCTGGTCCTGCTCGCCTACCGTTCGGTGCTGCGGCGGTTTGGCCTTCGGCGGAAGCTCTTTTCGCCGCTTGCCGGCCTGCTGTTCGGCGTGGCGGCGGCCGTTTCGATGCTGGATGCCCATCCGGTCGCGGGCGGGGTCCTGGTCGACCTGCGCAATGTGATGATCGGACTAGCCGGCCTGTTCGGCGGCTGGCCGGCGGTCCTGCTGTCGGCGGCGGTGGCCGGTGCGGTGCGGCTGTGGCTGGGGGGCGTGGGGGCGATCACCGGCCTTGCCGGCCTTGCGCTGACGGCGGTGGCGGCGCCGCTGCTCGCCGGCGCGATGGAGCGGCGCGCCGTCCGCCGCAAGGGTGGGGCGGGGGTGGGCAAGGGGGCGGGCAAGGCCGCCTTCGGCTTCGGGCGACTGGCGGTGTTCGGGCTGGCGCTCACCCCGTTGACCTTGGCCGCCTTCCTGCTGCTGCCCGATTCGCGCCTCGCGCTGCGGGTGCTGGAGGAGGCGGCGCTGCCATTGATCGCCTTCACCAGCCTGGGCATCGGCCTGCTCGGCACCATGCTGGCGCGGGAGCATCGCCGCTTCGCCGACGAGGCCGCCCTGGCGGAGAGTGCCGCCCTGTTCCGCGCCGTGTTCGACAGCTCCGTCGACAGCCTGCTGGTCGTCCGCGTCGGTGCCGACGGCGCCTTCACCCTGCGATACGCCAATACCGCCGCTGTTCACGAGCTGGGCGCGCTGGCGGCGGGCGGGCGGCCGCAACCGGTGGAGGGCCAGCCGTTGGACGCGCTGCTGCCGCCGGACCTCGTCGCCAGGGTGACGGCCGATCTTCACGCCTGCATCGCCGCCGGCGCTCCCACCCGCTTCGAGGAGCAGCATAGCCAGGGCGGCGTCACCCGCTGGTGGGAGGTGTCGCAGGTGCCGATCCGCGACGAGAGCGGGGCCATCGTCATGCTGTCGGTCGGCGCCCGCGACATCACCCGGCGCCACGAGGCGGAACGGGCGATCCGCGTCAGCGAGGCGCGCTACCGCCAGCTCGCCCGCGGCGTCACCGACATCATCGGCCGCATCGGGCTGGACGGGGTGCGGCGCTTCTGTTCGGAGTCGACGCGGGACCGGCTGGGCAGCCCGCCGGCGGAGCTGGTCGGCCGGCCGCTGGTGGAGCGGATGCACCCCGACGACCGCGACGCGGCGGCGGCCGGTCTGTCACGGCTGACGCCGGAGCGGCCGACCCTGAAGACGACCTACCGGCTGCGCCATGCCGACGGCCGCTGGCTGTGGTTCGAGGCGGCGGTGCGGCTGGTCACCGATGATTGGGGGGCGCCGCAGGAGTATGTCAGCGTCGAGCGCGACATCACCTCCCGCAAGATCATGGAGGCCGAGTTGCAGGACGCCCGCCAGGCGGCGGAGGCGGCCAGCCGCGGCAAGACCGAATTCCTGGCGAGCCTGAGCCACGAGCTGCGCACGCCGATGAACGCCGTGATCGGCTTCGCCGACCTGATCGCGCGCGAGGCGGAGGGGCCGGTGGGCAATGCCCAGTACCGCGACTTCGCCATCAACATCCGCGACAGCGGCCAGCATCTGCTGGAGCTGATCAACGAGATCCTCGACCAGGTCCGGGCCGAGGCCGGGCAGCTTGTTCTCGACGACGAGCCGGTCGATCTCGACGCCGCCGCCACCTTCGCCATCCGCCTGCTGACCCCGCGGGCGGCCCGCGCCGGCATCGCCATCGCCGCGAAGGTGGAGCCCGCCGCCCGCCACATGCGGGGCGACGAGCGGCGGATCCGCCAGATCCTGCTGAACCTGCTGTCCAACGCGGTGAAATACACCCCGGCCGGCGGCTCGGTGTCGCTGACCACCGGGCCGGCGCCGGATGGCGGGCTGCTGCTGGAGGTGCGCGACACCGGCGTCGGCATTCCCGAGCCGGAGTTGGAGCGCGTCCCGCCGGCCTACACCCGCGTCGACGGTCCGGACGGCCGCCGGGCCGAGAGCCGCCGGATCGAGGGAAGCGGGCTGGGCCTGCCGCTGACCCGCCGGCTGGTGGAGCTGCATGGCGGCACGCTGACCCTGGCCAGCCGGGTGGGGCGGGGAACCACCGTCACCGTCCATTTCCCGCCCGGCCGGCTGGCCGGCGAAGGCGGCCGTCCGGTCGGGCCGCCGGCCGATCGTCCGAGCCTGTCGATCCTGATGGTGGAGGATGACCACAACATCCGCGAAAACGGCTGCGCCCTGCTGCGTGGCTGGGGCCATCGGGTGATCGGCGCCGCCGGCGCCGGCGAGGCGCTGGTGGTGCTGCGCGGGCCCGAGCCGCTCGACCTGCTGTTCAGCGACATCGTGATGCCGCCGGGGATGAATGGCGCCGAACTGGCGCGCGAGGCCCGCCGGCTGCGCCCCGGCCTGCCGGTACTGCTGGCCTCGGGCTTCGCCACCCATGCGGTGGTGGCCGACGACGTGGCGATGGGGGGCTACGACCTGATCGCCAAGCCCTATGACCCGGCGGAACTGCGCGAGCGTCTGGACCGGTTGCGCCCGCTGGCGTCGGAGGCGCCGCCGTCCTCCCTGGACTCCCGTCCGGCGCCGGCCGTTGAAACGCCTTCCCCGCCGCCGCCCCGGCCGTCGCCGCCGTCCATCGCCATCCCCGCTCCGCCTCCGGTTTCCGCGACGGAGCGGTTGCGCATCCTGGTGGTGGAGGATGTGGAGATGAACCGCCTGCTGGCCGTCACGCTGCTGAAGCAGGCGGGGCACGGCGTCGCGGCGGTGGAGGATGGCGCCCAGGCGGTGGCGGCGGTGGCCCAGGCGGCGACGGAGGGGAGCGGGCGCGAGGCTTTCGACGCCATCCTGATGGACATCAACATGCCGGTGATGGATGGCCTGGAGGCGACGCGCGCCATCCGCGCCATGCCCGGCGTGGCGGGCCGCGTCGCCATCATCGCGCTGACCGCCAACACGTCGCCCGGCGACATCGCCCGCTGCCACGAGGCCGGCATGGATGCCCATGTGCCCAAGCCGATCGACCGCGCCTTGCTGCTGGGCGAGATCGCCCGCTGCGTCGCGTCGCGCCGCGCGGTGGCGGCGCTGGGGGGAGTACCGGAGGGAGCGTAG